A part of Rhodothermales bacterium genomic DNA contains:
- a CDS encoding oligopeptidase B (PtrB; oligopeptidase that cleaves peptide bonds following arginine and lysine residues), translated as MAEVHPTSLEKHGDVRVDEYYWLKERDNPATINYLEAENAYLDQVMAHTKDLQQTIFDEIKARIKQDDSTVPYRTGDHYYYVRYEDGKE; from the coding sequence ATGGCAGAGGTGCACCCGACGTCTCTCGAAAAGCATGGAGATGTTCGCGTGGACGAGTACTACTGGCTGAAGGAGAGGGACAATCCCGCCACCATCAACTACCTGGAAGCCGAGAATGCCTATCTCGATCAGGTCATGGCGCACACGAAAGATCTGCAGCAGACGATCTTCGACGAGATCAAGGCCAGGATAAAGCAAGACGATTCGACCGTTCCGTACCGCACCGGGGACCATTACTACTACGTTCGATACGAGGACGGTAAGGAG